Proteins from a genomic interval of Harpia harpyja isolate bHarHar1 chromosome 9, bHarHar1 primary haplotype, whole genome shotgun sequence:
- the CCDC113 gene encoding coiled-coil domain-containing protein 113 isoform X2, which translates to MAERDPAALPLPQLRAQLREARHANALLQTEAEMLEKWYRKMEPCGPSLPLPSETRDAPPELMQTRGRYKSKLHGATDYFVGLTVEQKCELAERELTEMKDEIQRMKEDSEQTLQNLEAVIEEADVWWTDVKKAISDFEKDIISTISSKKGSIIASEKLLRYMEEKNRQRKERMGETLHEVRLQQLQVRNAQYQEKINEKNQELLHLKLTSGKTVQVLNFYKRKLQDAMETSMSLMKDISQRKELLEKIEREAALVEEQRAKAESVNRQLRKQLSDYGVPPVLSYVQKKAAVTDLENSLKAWERKVAVAEMSLQSYRRAWNQVKMSGNQH; encoded by the exons ATGGCGGAGCGGGACCCGGCGGCGCTGCCGCTGCCGCAGCTCCGGGCGCAGCTGCGGGAGGCTCG CCACGCCAACGCCCTGCTCCAAACGGAGGCAGAAATGCTTGAGAAATGGTACCGTAAGATGGAGCCGTGCGGCCCGTCGCTCCCGCTGCCCTCCGAGACGCGGGATGCCCCACCGGAGCTGATGCAG ACACGTGGCAGGTACAAATCCAAGTTGCATGGTGCGACGGACTATTTTGTAGGCCTCACAGTGGAGCAGAAATGTGAGCTGGCTGAGCGGGAGCTGACTGAGATGAAGGATGAGATTCAGAGGATGAAGGAGGACTCAGAGCAGACCTTGCAGAACCTTGAG GCAGTCATTGAAGAAGCAGATGTTTGGTGGACTGATGTTAAGAAAGCCATCAGTGACTTTGAGAAAGACATCATCAGCACCATCTCCAGCAAGAAAGGGAGTATCATAGCTTCTGAGAAGCTGCTGAGATACATGGAGGAAAAGAACCGCCAGAGG AAGGAGCGGATGGGAGAGACACTCCATGAGGTCCGCTTGCAGCAGCTGCAGGTTAGAAATGCCCAGTACCAGGAGAAGATTAATGAGAAGAACCAGGAGCTGCTGCACCTAAAACTGACCTCAGGGAAGACTGTCCAAGTCCTCAATTTCTATAAA AGGAAGCTGCAGGACGCCATGGAAACGTCCATGTCTCTGATGAAAGACATCTCCcagaggaaggagctgctggagaaaattgAAAGAGAAGCTGCTCTGGTGGAGGAG CAACGAGCCAAAGCTGAGAGTGTGAATCGGCAGCTGCGGAAGCAGCTCTCAGACTACGGCGTCCCCCCTGTGCTGAGTTACGTGCAGAAGAAGGCGGCTGTCACTGACCTCGAAAACAGCCTCAAGGCTTGGGAGAGGAAGGTGGCAGTTGCTGAG ATGTCCTTGCAAAGCTACCGCAGAGCATGGAACCAGGTCAAGATGTCTGGTAACCAGCACTAG
- the CCDC113 gene encoding coiled-coil domain-containing protein 113 isoform X1: MAERDPAALPLPQLRAQLREARHANALLQTEAEMLEKWYRKMEPCGPSLPLPSETRDAPPELMQTRGRYKSKLHGATDYFVGLTVEQKCELAERELTEMKDEIQRMKEDSEQTLQNLEAVIEEADVWWTDVKKAISDFEKDIISTISSKKGSIIASEKLLRYMEEKNRQRDLLREKLRLKNYLLKGYKKKLQQQLRQKERMGETLHEVRLQQLQVRNAQYQEKINEKNQELLHLKLTSGKTVQVLNFYKRKLQDAMETSMSLMKDISQRKELLEKIEREAALVEEQRAKAESVNRQLRKQLSDYGVPPVLSYVQKKAAVTDLENSLKAWERKVAVAEMSLQSYRRAWNQVKMSGNQH, translated from the exons ATGGCGGAGCGGGACCCGGCGGCGCTGCCGCTGCCGCAGCTCCGGGCGCAGCTGCGGGAGGCTCG CCACGCCAACGCCCTGCTCCAAACGGAGGCAGAAATGCTTGAGAAATGGTACCGTAAGATGGAGCCGTGCGGCCCGTCGCTCCCGCTGCCCTCCGAGACGCGGGATGCCCCACCGGAGCTGATGCAG ACACGTGGCAGGTACAAATCCAAGTTGCATGGTGCGACGGACTATTTTGTAGGCCTCACAGTGGAGCAGAAATGTGAGCTGGCTGAGCGGGAGCTGACTGAGATGAAGGATGAGATTCAGAGGATGAAGGAGGACTCAGAGCAGACCTTGCAGAACCTTGAG GCAGTCATTGAAGAAGCAGATGTTTGGTGGACTGATGTTAAGAAAGCCATCAGTGACTTTGAGAAAGACATCATCAGCACCATCTCCAGCAAGAAAGGGAGTATCATAGCTTCTGAGAAGCTGCTGAGATACATGGAGGAAAAGAACCGCCAGAGG GATCTGCTGAGAGAGAAGTTGcgcttaaaaaattatttgctcaaGGGTTACAagaagaagctgcagcagcagctcaggcag AAGGAGCGGATGGGAGAGACACTCCATGAGGTCCGCTTGCAGCAGCTGCAGGTTAGAAATGCCCAGTACCAGGAGAAGATTAATGAGAAGAACCAGGAGCTGCTGCACCTAAAACTGACCTCAGGGAAGACTGTCCAAGTCCTCAATTTCTATAAA AGGAAGCTGCAGGACGCCATGGAAACGTCCATGTCTCTGATGAAAGACATCTCCcagaggaaggagctgctggagaaaattgAAAGAGAAGCTGCTCTGGTGGAGGAG CAACGAGCCAAAGCTGAGAGTGTGAATCGGCAGCTGCGGAAGCAGCTCTCAGACTACGGCGTCCCCCCTGTGCTGAGTTACGTGCAGAAGAAGGCGGCTGTCACTGACCTCGAAAACAGCCTCAAGGCTTGGGAGAGGAAGGTGGCAGTTGCTGAG ATGTCCTTGCAAAGCTACCGCAGAGCATGGAACCAGGTCAAGATGTCTGGTAACCAGCACTAG
- the CCDC113 gene encoding coiled-coil domain-containing protein 113 isoform X3 has translation MAERDPAALPLPQLRAQLREARHANALLQTEAEMLEKWYRKMEPCGPSLPLPSETRDAPPELMQTRGRYKSKLHGATDYFVGLTVEQKCELAERELTEMKDEIQRMKEDSEQTLQNLEAVIEEADVWWTDVKKAISDFEKDIISTISSKKGSIIASEKLLRYMEEKNRQRDLLREKLRLKNYLLKGYKKKLQQQLRQKERMGETLHEVRLQQLQVRNAQYQEKINEKNQELLHLKLTSGKTVQVLNFYKRKLQDAMETSMSLMKDISQRKELLEKIEREAALVEEMSLQSYRRAWNQVKMSGNQH, from the exons ATGGCGGAGCGGGACCCGGCGGCGCTGCCGCTGCCGCAGCTCCGGGCGCAGCTGCGGGAGGCTCG CCACGCCAACGCCCTGCTCCAAACGGAGGCAGAAATGCTTGAGAAATGGTACCGTAAGATGGAGCCGTGCGGCCCGTCGCTCCCGCTGCCCTCCGAGACGCGGGATGCCCCACCGGAGCTGATGCAG ACACGTGGCAGGTACAAATCCAAGTTGCATGGTGCGACGGACTATTTTGTAGGCCTCACAGTGGAGCAGAAATGTGAGCTGGCTGAGCGGGAGCTGACTGAGATGAAGGATGAGATTCAGAGGATGAAGGAGGACTCAGAGCAGACCTTGCAGAACCTTGAG GCAGTCATTGAAGAAGCAGATGTTTGGTGGACTGATGTTAAGAAAGCCATCAGTGACTTTGAGAAAGACATCATCAGCACCATCTCCAGCAAGAAAGGGAGTATCATAGCTTCTGAGAAGCTGCTGAGATACATGGAGGAAAAGAACCGCCAGAGG GATCTGCTGAGAGAGAAGTTGcgcttaaaaaattatttgctcaaGGGTTACAagaagaagctgcagcagcagctcaggcag AAGGAGCGGATGGGAGAGACACTCCATGAGGTCCGCTTGCAGCAGCTGCAGGTTAGAAATGCCCAGTACCAGGAGAAGATTAATGAGAAGAACCAGGAGCTGCTGCACCTAAAACTGACCTCAGGGAAGACTGTCCAAGTCCTCAATTTCTATAAA AGGAAGCTGCAGGACGCCATGGAAACGTCCATGTCTCTGATGAAAGACATCTCCcagaggaaggagctgctggagaaaattgAAAGAGAAGCTGCTCTGGTGGAGGAG ATGTCCTTGCAAAGCTACCGCAGAGCATGGAACCAGGTCAAGATGTCTGGTAACCAGCACTAG